One Rosa chinensis cultivar Old Blush chromosome 3, RchiOBHm-V2, whole genome shotgun sequence DNA window includes the following coding sequences:
- the LOC112191366 gene encoding pectinesterase — protein MVAKKVLISGISFILVVGVAIGVVAIVIHNNAKKPGHESLSAQMKLVNQMCDYTDHRAECQQSLSPVAQNSSAGFKDYMKAALLSISAEAQKSFNMTESLLVDAKNGTRVKKSIEECKDLMKEAREELQALVSFVGDAELHTMTDRALELKIWIGSVNSYAGTCRDVMGDDDPKVSEAMKGPIDDITAITDNALAIMGQISNILGWFGVKLNEKAIIEKASNSRRLMGGTLEADIPKDGYPSWMPSADRKLMAKQDNGRIAPNVVVAQDGSGQYKTINEALMAYPKGNQGRFVIYVKKGVYKETVIINKKMPNIYMYGDGPRATIITGDKGEANTGDKISTSGTFQVYANGFIGRSMGFTNTAGPEARPAVALRTSGDMISIFNSRISGYQDTLYMNIGRQFYRNCVISGHVDYIFGDARVVIQNSLIIVRKSSLPHQNQAFITAPGQQTAHEVGATVIHNCRIVPEEALFPTRLEVRTYLGRPWKTYARAAFMECTMADFIRPEGVVAWDGKDFNTEHAFFGEFKNKGPGANLANRVKWAKGGFTGEMDRNTAAKFTVDSMLLPDTWLKQATIPYLPGFERA, from the coding sequence atggTAGCCAAGAAAGTACTTATATCGGGGATATCCTTTATACTTGTGGTTGGGGTGGCTATTGGAGTGGTGGCCATAGTTATTCACAACAATGCGAAGAAGCCAGGACATGAGAGCCTTTCGGCGCAGATGAAGCTGGTGAACCAAATGTGTGATTATACAGACCACCGGGCGGAGTGTCAGCAATCTCTTAGCCCGGTGGCTCAAAACAGCAGCGCTGGTTTCAAGGACTACATGAAGGCTGCATTGCTTTCCATCTCTGCAGAGGCTCAGAAATCCTTCAACATGACAGAGTCTCTCTTGGTTGACGCCAAAAATGGCACCAGAGTCAAGAAGTCCATTGAGGAATGCAAGGACCTAATGAAAGAAGCTCGTGAGGAGCTACAGGCCTTGGTCTCGTTCGTCGGTGATGCTGAGTTGCACACCATGACAGACCGCGCCTTGGAGCTGAAAATCTGGATCGGTAGTGTGAACAGTTACGCCGGAACATGCAGGGATGTAATGGGAGATGACGACCCTAAGGTTTCGGAGGCAATGAAAGGACCCATAGATGACATTACCGCAATCACCGACAACGCTCTGGCCATTATGGGACAGATTTCAAACATCCTCGGATGGTTTGGCGTCAAGCTAAATGAGAAGGCAATCATTGAAAAAGCCAGCAACAGCAGGCGGCTTATGGGTGGAACTCTAGAGGCAGATATCCCGAAAGATGGGTACCCAAGCTGGATGCCCAGCGCAGACCGCAAGCTTATGGCTAAGCAAGACAATGGCAGGATTGCGCCCAATGTTGTTGTAGCTCAAGATGGCAGCGGGCAATACAAGACCATTAACGAGGCACTCATGGCGTACCCTAAGGGCAACCAAGGACGCTTCGTTATCTATGTGAAGAAGGGAGTGTACAAGGAGACTGTCATCATAAACAAAAAGATGCCCAACATATACATGTATGGTGATGGCCCCAGAGCCACTATCATCACTGGTGACAAGGGAGAGGCGAACACAGGAGATAAAATATCTACGAGCGGCACCTTCCAAGTGTACGCTAACGGATTTATTGGGAGGTCAATGGGATTCACCAACACCGCCGGTCCGGAAGCAAGACCCGCCGTGGCTCTTCGCACTTCCGGCGACATGATTAGCATCTTCAACAGTAGAATTAGTGGATACCAAGACACCTTGTACATGAATATTGGACGTCAGTTCTATAGGAACTGCGTCATTTCAGGACACGTGGATTATATCTTCGGGGATGCTCGAGTGGTCATCCAAAACTCTTTAATCATCGTGAGGAAGTCGTCCCTCCCGCACCAGAACCAAGCCTTCATCACCGCTCCAGGGCAACAAACCGCACACGAAGTCGGGGCTACCGTGATCCACAACTGCAGGATCGTGCCGGAGGAGGCACTCTTCCCCACGAGGTTGGAAGTGAGAACATACCTGGGGAGGCCATGGAAGACCTACGCTAGGGCTGCGTTCATGGAGTGCACCATGGCTGACTTTATCAGACCTGAAGGGGTTGTCGCATGGGACGGTAAGGACTTCAACACCGAACACGCCTTCTTTGGTGAGTTCAAGAACAAGGGACCTGGTGCCAACTTAGCCAACAGGGTGAAATGGGCAAAGGGCGGCTTCACTGGCGAGATGGATAGGAATACAGCTGCGAAATTTACCGTCGATAGCATGCTACTACCAGACACATGGTTGAAGCAGGCTACTATTCCTTACTTACCTGGCTTCGAACGTGCTTAG